The stretch of DNA TCCACTTTGGTATAATATTGACTTGGAGCAACTTGTTTTAATTCTGGGGTTCTTAATTTTACTCTATTTCCaaacgaaaataaataaaatcctgATTTTTGACCCGATTAGTTTAGGTTTATTCAATCCTATCGTATGTTGTGATCATCAGTGTTTTTAGTGGAACTGAACCCAGATCATCAGAATCAAATCGATACTTTAATACTCTTAAGAAATTTAAGACTGTATACTGATAGGGAGTTCAGTTTAAGAAACTAATTAACTAACGTCAAATCAACCGAACATTAATTAGAGTATTATCATTTGAGaatataaaatagatattattCAGCAGGATCGTCCATAATAATTTACTAATAAAGCTTTATTTTGGGTAAGAAATATTTTTagcttatattatatttgtaaataattacACGTATTGTATTATTCTACTTATAGTTTGTAATTTCACGTATTGTAAATAATTTCACGTATAGTACAATtgctaattttattttctctttaactTGTTCAATGCATTTATATATGTTGTAGTAGCTAGCCtttttgtttaatcaaataaaactacaacattgtgtgtgtgtttgtttaatattttaaaaaattcctATTGTAATCACATATATATGGAACACTTTGCTAAATATATCttataagaaaaatagaaaataatagataataCTTTAAAGGGAATTTTAGGAATTTTATAATCATTTCAGCAACGAAGAAGTGAAAGCATGTGGTAAGACAATCCGTTTTCGTTTTTCTTTAAACGaaataaatattgatatttCTAGATACTTATATCATTAGAAGTTCTTATCTACACCAACTAATAAAATAACACCGCATTATAAACGAAATAAAGTGAGAATCTAACAAATGTGACATGTGCTCTGTTAaagaataaaatcattttaattttggaaGGCATCTTAAATTTTAATCAGATACACGTATTATACAATTATGGTATTTGATTTCAattaaaagtgttaaaaatacatgaattatatattttattttttaaaatacaaacagATTTTGAGAGGAGAGCTTCTGAAAAATAGATGGTTGAAGTTATTGCTTGTTAAAAGAAGATGTTTTGGTTCACAGAATTGGTAGTAAACGTCTAAAAGATGTGAATAGCGTTtaagttaaaaacaaattatgctATATAGTATACAGTATATTTATATGGCCAATGTATAAGGTAaatgtgaaaaaacaaaacaacacatatAACTGGAAAGTGATAATTAATagccctttttcaaaaaaaaaaaaaaaaaaaaaaaaaaaaaaatcgacgaCAGGGACGCGATTGAGCTAGAATGATTCCATTATCTAAAAACCACTTAAACGTGAAATTTCTTGGCAAATAGAAATGCGCGTTTTCTTGAACGCGGATTCAAGAGCTATANNNNNNNNNNNNNNNNNNNNNNNNNNNNNNNNNNNNNNNNNNNNNNNNNNNNNNNNNNNNNNNNNNNNNNNNNNNNNNNNNNNNNNNNNNNNNNNNNNNNNNNNNNNNNNNNNNNNNNNNNNNNNNNNNNNNNccccttttaaaaaaaaaaaaaaaaaaaaaaagaaagtgataaTTAAACTGAGAAGTTAAACAAATTTCATATGATGGTTTTATAGTTTTATGTGTTAATCTTTTCTCATCGTTATAGGCTTTTCCATAGTCCTTTGCTCAACTAAAAGAAGAATCAGtctgtttttatttcttaagtGCCACACAAATTATGAAGTTGAATATGACTCACACATTGATCAGCCTATATTgacatttatatttatatacatttttgtgaTAAATATATTGATagtttgtttcaaaataatttacaaacaGAGTCCGGATGGTGATATTATTGATTGCGTCCATATCAGAGAGCAGCCTGCATTTGATGATCCCCTAATGCAGAGTCATGTTATTAAGGTATGTACAGTTCCATATGCCTAAGATAATAGGCAAAATCCTCGtcttttaatttagaaaatgaCGTGACCAATATATAACAGAAAGGTAAACTATAGTTGAAACCGACGCTATAAAATCTGGGAAAACAATCTTAGTTGGAAAACTATTGATCCGTTATTACAGATCTCGTTATATCATCCTTCcctagtcttttttttttataatctatgAACTTATATATGTATCAAGGCTATAAGTCTATAACACTCGGTATTGGTGTGGTTGAGCTTTGGGATCGCTGTCCTGGTTTCATAGGCCACgagaatatataattaatcttttatgacTTAATGCACTTAACCTATGTAGAACACACTAGAAGGAGAAGTTTTTGGAAAGAAGAAATCGTATacatcttctttatttttcctttgtatGAGTGTCTGGAGTTGATAAATTACTATTGAATTGTAAAATCAGTTATCAATGCGATCGACGCCAAAAAAAGAATCTTCTTAAATTATAGTTTAGTATTTCTAGTCGGTTTTggtaataattttaaaacagtGACGTCTCTTAACTTGCTAATGTATttgttgtagttttttttttggtaggaaatgTATTTGTTGTAGttagtatctatatatataaagttaactttgctcacttctcattcctccacatcagcatccacctaatcaatttttttttgcataaaaaatactatttataatattcattcattacatatttattacttataattaataatagtaaaaaaataattaaataacgaattaactaaaattaattaaatgttaaaatagtataaacaataatataatttttagtaaataataaatataataaatatcaaaaaattaagaaaagtaaatgaaaattttaaaatagtaaaaataatactataaatttgttttattaataatgttattattaaaattataaacaaaaaaaattatattccaaaatttcgAATGgtttaatgagttttagaatgtaagtaagattttaatgcatggtggagtcaaaaacaagttatgtaattgtatttataaaatctaaatgtgaaaataaattgaagtgaaacattagtttctaagaaacatataccataaagatttattattagattttatttataagaaagaaaagattaattacttaacttaacttaacttaaaaattttgatctaaaacaaaaacattgtaaggggcacactttttttttgggaaaactatgaaaaataagtttgaaaaaaataatctaactaaaaaaataaaatcaatggtcaggaaatatagaaaaaatgatatgtaagccgttacaaaaagtggcatgtCATTTGTGTAGCATATATTATTGGGTATATTATCAACTagagctacaattttataacatggtataaaacatatataacaaatataacatatatatatatatattattaaaaaaattttaacccaaaacattagaaaaaacatatttaaagtacactatgttttttttttagaacacGAAGTtggggttgcatcacaaaattaacatctgtaaataacatatgagattttagaaaaatatgtaacttggattagtgaatagatattcattgtggggtttaaacgtttcatcatttaagcattcttgacttagttGGAAATTCTTTTTGGCAGATAATGCATTTGAACAAcctcattgtagcgacatagcactaaaactgttcatgaaactttgtatatttgcatttaatgtaggatatcgatacgtttaaatggtctctataattaggtcaacgatTGACATTAACGTTAGAACtttgaaaattatgttttcatgggatataaatatggaatgaactgttttaaagataaaaagtcagaagattgtcgacaatattattgcgacactagacaatatatgttacaCATACTGTacattagtaaaataagtatggCATTTATatggatttatcttttaattttcaaattatatttatattcaatgattcttattgataaaatttttaactaaaataccacataaaatcgcaaatagatataccaaaaaaatattatcttcaaagatatatatatgctgtatatcactgagtaaagtaagtttagtatttatatagatttatactcaaaagttggaatgattatatttgagctcaacaatttctattgataagaaaaaatttaaattaaaatcccgcgcATGCACGGATACAAATTCTAGTActcatatattattatcttGGAAactaattctttctttttgtttctcaaattaAGGACACACCCGCACGATTACCTTATACGATCAACCAAACAGACAAAAGAAGAGTTTGGCAGGTCTGGAACCAGAACGGCACGAGCTGTCCCGACCAAACCATACCCATACGGCGTACCGTGGTCGGGGCCAAACCATTCAAGAAAAGTCACTGGACAGACGTTCGAATCAATCGCCGAACAGTTCCGTACGCCGCCGAGCAAGGACACGAGgttatttaattacttttagaaaatattttatacaagtttaaaaacaagaatttaaaattaaatttgaattgagaattaatatattatgaactaatttaaaaatagtaaaatagtttgaaaatatgtgatagaaataaaactaaaattatgttaagaataataataataaaagggttaaaactacataaatattttaacatatatgattgtttgtaaaaaacacaaccatcaaaatgaaaacttatgataaaaatatattatggaAAAAACAACTCTATGTCAAAAAGTatgaaatgaaaaatcataataatagaaataatatagcaaaaatatatttttcaagattataaatatattagaattcATGAAAATTATGGTAAAGGATAAACAATTGTTGATACTgatattattagtaaaaaatattactatgaAATAATGTGATCTTAAGCGAAATCTCATACGAAcgatgaaaaaaattataaacatacgAATGATAAAAGATTGAGAGACACCACCGTAagaattatttttagaaaacaataatagaTTAAAATTATGTTATGAAAACATACGATGAAAAATCACGACTATTATCGAGATTAGTTGcagttgttattattataaagatttgtatttttattcaGCTTCTTCCAATCCACCTGTATGGATTATGGAACCTTTGTACTTGGACAAATTTTATTCTGAATAAATTtcttttgctgaaaaaaaaaataaagatttgacATTTTACGTCTgacttaatttaatttaaataatatagtacGCCATAGGAGGTCTAGGCTATCTCCATGGAATATATGGAACAGCGGCGACTATGAACGTTTGGGATCCCTCTGTAGAACGAGGGACAGACGAATTTAGCTTGTCGCAGATTTGGCTAGTCGCGGGACATTACAACAAAGACGATCTGAACACAATTGAAGCGGGTTGGCaggttttttattctttcttttctttttttttttctttttttcttctatatcatCATTGTCCACTGTTTAGTCATTGCAAATACGGATAAATGAGTGAGtaagttttgattttacttttgtttaggTATTCCCGGATCATTATCATGACAGCCAGCCACGACTTTTCGTCTATTGGACGGTAAGGTTTACTTTTATAACTTGccattaaattcataatttactAATATAAAGTGAAGCAGATAGagttataaacatatatatgcacatatttgaattatttaataGTTATCAGGAATTGTAGGATTAGGATAAATAATCTTAACTAtatggactagtgttagaatttTCAGTCACGACTTTATTTTCTACCCTAAACAAATGGACAATGAACTGAACAATGTACCAACAGAACCTTTCAACCAACAGACATAAACCTCTGTCAACTCTTTTAAACTTGTCTCACATCCACAATCTTATAGCAAGCCCGAGACTCCTCTTTGCAGCCTTTTAACACTTCACTCTAGAATTCTTGAAGTCATTCCTTTTGCTGCAAAATAACCCTGCAAAACGTCTCCATGTTTGTAGTCTTCACCTAAATTGACACTTGCACTATAAACACCAAAGATCAATCTGAATCTTTAAAACCTCATGAACTTACCTCTTACTTGTGCCTTTAGTTACTTCTTATGAAGCAAATAGGTGTGAACGAGAACCCTTCTTGTTCTACTTCTTTACTCTCATCCTTTCTTGGATCTTTACTCAGTTGCTAATACCAGCTCTTATGACGAACCTTGTTATACCACGCTTTATGCATTGCAATTCACGTACTTGAAGTGAATGAACTAGAAAATTTGCAAAACTTTGCACTTGTCTCTTACCGTCTCCAAAGAGAGTCATTTCAATAATCTTTCATCTTAAGCTTGTACCTCGGTCTTGCTGAACTTATAAAATCCTGCAACTGAGATCCAGACGTCTTAACCACCATCAACATCAAGCATTCTTTAAACATgaaaactttccttttttaacttttgttgcAACCTGATTATGCTTGAACCTTTCTGACATCTTAAACCTGTTCTTGAACCCATGTCTTCTTTACACACTTAACCAACCTGAATCATACCCAAACAGCAACTGATTTCTTTCCATAACTCACACGTGGTGTGCTTCTAAACCTACTTACTCAGACCACGTCTTTTCGCTTATGCTAACCAAGAGACTCTTTAACTGTGTAGCTCCACCTGAAATCACAAACCGTCTTCATGAACATGTATTACGTTTTTCCGTAACATAAGTAACTCCACCTGAAACTTAAATCCTTCAACGTTACTTATATCTCTCCACATTTCTCTCTGCCTTGCTGAGCTAACAACCTCCTTATCACTGTCTCTTCTGATTCACAATCATAAATCTATCTGTGCTCGACTGTATAAACCTTGTCACTTGATATATCTATAATTCTTTCCACTTTGTAGCTACACCAACAGTCTCTTTAATCTCTAGAAAACTCTCCAAGAAACACTTGCTTCCACAGAAGCTCCCAATCTGATTTTGTGAAATAAGATTGTGTACCTTAGTCTTATAGAACAACTAACCAACTGTTAATTCCACCAGAATAAATGTCTTCTGCAACCATCTCAAAGCTCCATTCTTTCTTACTTGCAGAAATTCTCACACTGTCTTGAATGTACCATTTCTGAAAATTCCAAAGAAACACCCGAACAAATCTTAGTAACTTATCGAGCAGAACCTTTAAACTTTATTCCTCAAGTCTAGATCCTTTTTTTATAACCAGCTGATccacttttcttcttttgactCTCTGACCTTGAgccataagaaacaaaaacctgtGTCTTGTTGCTTGATTTATGTAAAACTGATTTTCCTTATCAGCTTTATCAAGAGTCCAACATCTTAAATCATTTCCAGGAACTTAGTTAGATATATTGCAGCTCTTGCCTGAGCCAACCTTTTCTCTAGCAGTTTCCTTATTGACTTGTACTCTTCCATGCTTCTTGTTTAGGAACCTTTTGACTTGGCTTGTTTCTTAGAAAACATCACCCTTGTTGTTCCATCATAAAACCATCTGAATTAAATACTTCCAATGTCACTAATAAACCCAACAACCGATACTGCTGTAACTTGCCAATTTCCATTTTGACAATACTTGCACTGACAGAACTCTGAGATCTTGTTGAACCGTAGACCTCACAGCCTGAAACCATATCAGATTCTCAAAACCAGATACTTAACCCAAAGACTAAACTTGTAGCCTAGAGCTCTTCAAATCTTTCTCATAACCTGAAATCTTCGTAGTCATAGAACGGTCTTGAACCCGACAGTTTCTACTTTGCTCCACCTGCAATTCCCTTACTTGAATCTCAACCTTAAACCTGATGCTTTAACATGCCATAACACATAGATGCATCCTCCAAAGCCGTCCCCTAGTAACCAGAATCTATGACCTTCCAACACAGTTCTTTCAATCACTCTTGAACACTAACTGAAGTcgattttaaacaaatatacaCAAGCTACACTCAATCTGAAACTCAGCAAAGAGTATATAagctttcttttgttaaaatcatCAATCTTCTTGTATTCTAATCTTGAAACTCAATAACATCACAAACGTGATTTGCAGCGAATAATAGACTACTTCCTCCTCCAGAATTGAGTCTTGTAAGATGCTAAACCGATTCTGCTTTTCGTAACTTCAGAGTCTAAACCTGAATCGAACTGAAATTTATGAAATCTTTCATCCAACATCAATCTCAAAACGATTTCTTCTAACATATACAAGAACACTTCTTGTAACGACCGTCTTCGTCTCCGTATCTGAATTTACCACTTCCTGTGCGTGTAACGACTTCGCCTGCAAGTTCTTTGACGGAAACTTGCATCGTTGCATAAACTTGAGCCAATCTGAAATCACCTCAATCGATCAAATCTTTCTGATGATCTTCCCTCCTCCGTATCCGGTGACTTCGACCTTCAACTGtcaccaccttcttcttccttcaactGTCACCCAGAACTCTCTCACCAGAGCTCTGTTTCAATCTCTCATTCTACTCTCACTCTAGACTCActcacgaagaagaagaatcttatTGTCCCTAGCCCCTTGTCACGTGTACCCCACATGTCGCGTTCTCCTCTCCCCTGTAGAAGAAGCTTCGTTTATATGAAACGGCATCGTATTGTCCCTAGCCCCTTGTCACGTGTACCCCACGTGTCTCTTTATTTCATAAGAGAGATTATGATGAGATCCTCTGTTTCTAACAGCAGCTTCTCCCTAACGCTTCTTTGAAGTTGGCTCACAATTCACATATACGAACACTCAAATTTTCTACTTATTGTGGTTTACCGTAAACACTTAACACTAAAATTGTAATCTCATATCCGTTTGaactatgaatttttttttttttttttgataaacaacAAGTCTGAGAATATATTTGGAACTACTGTTGGACTCTTTAATAACTCATGTTATGATTATGACAAACTGACAATAATGTGTAAATGTCTTGCAGCGGGACACATATCAAAAGACAGGGTGTCTCAATCTTGAATGCTCTGGATTCGTACAAGTCAGTAACCAATTTGCAGTAGGTAGTGCATTTTCTCCTACCTCTTCTTACGGCGGCAGCCAGTTTGACGTAACAATGTTCATATGGAAGGTTTGTAAATGACTTTTCCcaatttaaatcaattttgttaGTTCTCTTATTCGGTTAAAATGCTCGTCCCCTGAAACTTAGTCTCCATCTTGCTATTTGAGAGTTTTTAGTTTGTTgttgtaatgttttgttttggaatcgTAGGATGCTAACGATGGGAACTGGTGGCTGATCATTGATTCATCGGTGATCGGGTATTGGCCGGCGAAGCTGTTCACGCATCTAGCTCATGGCCCGGCGGAGTTGGTACAGTGGGGTGGCGAGATTGTGAACACACAGAGCTACGGCCAGCACACTACCACGCATATGGGTTCGGGCCACTTTGCAGAGGAAGGCTACGGCAAGGCAAGCTTCTTCCGCAACCTGAAGATCATTGACTACCTCGCATACCTACAACCAGTCCAAGAGTTTACCTTGTACACGAAACACCCGACGTGTTACAACGCACAGAAGGGACACAGTGAGGAGTGGGGAAGTTATTTTTACTTTGGCGGACCTGGATTTAACTCCTTATGTCCCTAGTATTTGCAGACCGGTGCCATAGTTATAAGATTTGAAACATTCGCTTACGGCCTTTCTTTCCATAAAAACATTAAAGTgccaattaaataaaatattattgtaacTTTAGACCATGTAATGTATATAAACgtgtttaatataatataatcaagTACAACTCTAATCTATACTATCAACCGGGGGAGAGTACACtttgagatatataaaaaaacaaaacaaatatatcataCAATGCCCCCAcgacaacaaaaagaaagaagaaagaagaaaccataTCGAGGGAAAACAGGTAATCTAAATGGATCAAAACAAGCAGACCTTAAAGGATCCGGTTTTACCTTATTCGGATCGTGGAATATTACAAACGTTTCTAAACATCCTCTTCCGCCGAAACCTataaagaaattcaaataataaataggGAGAAATAATATTCTAATTAAGTACCTACCAAATCAACAGTTAACGACATTTAAACTCCCAAAGATCTGTTCTTCCAAACAATACAATTTGTAGAAACTAACCATTCTTAGAATCGAATAAATATCAGTCATCAATCcttaaattaaaaacctaaatTAACAAATACTTCACACCCGAAACTAGTTTCATATGCTCCCTGATGTGGTGAGTTTGATTTTTCAGGAAGATTTAACGGGACCTGCGTGTCCTCGTAATGTTGTTGtgtaatttcttttcttttttcaataaatAGCTGGGAGGTTTTCTCCTGgtttcccaccaaaaaaaaaaagaaactagctCATTTCCAAAACTAACTAAATCGGACTCTATCAAATGAAATCCCTAAAGATTCTGTATAGTAACAtctcaaatcaaaataatttccaaaactaacataaTCTTACTGTTTCGGAAAACATTAACTGAAAATCTTTAATTGATTACATAGAATATCGCAAAAAACACCTCCATTACTACTATTAACACCAAAGTAGACGTCGTACACAACCAAACACATCAAACCTAAAATAACAACTCAAAAAATCACCTTAATAGTATTGATGGCCGCCAATGATGGTATCACTCATGTGTCCGATATTAAGTCCTTCAAAACAGCATAGAAGATCAGAGTCAAAATCTTGCCAAGGTAATCCATAATGGTTTGATATTTTACCATATGCACGGAGTTACGTTTAAATCTGTAACATCCGCTAACCAATTAATGGGTttttgggatgggtgtcgatcgacaccaagggtggtgtcggtcgacactagcaatttttggttcgacaagtttgatttaattgtcgatttggatcggtttggtttaaagaaACCTTATAACCGGGTTGTTTAAGTGGGAGGTCGACGAAAAGGGTTTTGGGGGAagtgttttgtcgccgtttagAGATAGTAAGAGGGAGAATAGTGATCTTGAGAGTTTGGAGGctttttgggagattcttggcttGGATTGAGAGATATGTTGttgtggagtgaagatcttgtgctaggaacaaaggagaaggtaTTGGTCTAGGACATGAGATCAAGGTTGTCCGTACGCATGTCCGTACAAGCGTCCGTACGGTCTCGATCCTTAGGCCATAGTTCGGTCCGAGTAATAAGAAGGAGAGGCCTTAATGATATTGAAGCCCAATGAGAAGAAGGATCGAAAAGATAGAAGATAAATATCTTGTCAAGAGAAGAGTCACATGTTCACCTTCGGTATGCGAGTGTTAAGCGAGTCAACCAAGGGAAGGGCACGTCGCTTTCATCATTAAGAATGATCACGACATGCCCAAGCAAGTGGCTATCTCCTTCCTTTTGTATTTAACGGCTATGTGCCTCTTTGTCTTTCTATATTAAGCCTTGTAACAACATAAGAAATAATCTAATTAAGTCTTTTGTTCTATATTCTCTCTTCTCACTTGTTTTCTCTCGATTCTCTTCATTCTCTATTATACATTTgcaattctaacatggtatcagagccaggtttcTGTTCTTGACAAAACCAGCTCCATTCTCTAGTCTTGATTCTCTATTCTTGTTGTTCGCTTTCTACTCTTGTTCATTGTTCTTGCGTTTATCCACCGGTCACAAGCTTTACCCGGCGGTCAATAGCATTCTACCATGGAGAACACCAAGCCGCTTGTTCTACCGACTGTCCTCAAGGGAGGAAACTATCTACTGTGGTCAAAAACCACCAAAACCGTGTTGTGTGGCCGCGGACTTTGGAACCACATCGAAGGTGGAAGAGTTCCAAAGAAAGTCACCAAAGAAGATAGAAAATaaaccatcaaagaagatgaagaagaggctaAGCTCGAGGAAGAAGCtaaatggttccaagaagaccaaACCGTCCTCTCTATACTCCAAAACTCTCTTGAAGCTCCCATCCTAGAAGCCTACTCCTATTGTGAAACGGCTAGCGAACTATGGGAGACCCTCAAGAATGTGTTCAGAAATGTCTCCAACCTCACTCGAGTCTTTGAAGTAAAGAAGTCTATCAACGACCTGAATCAAGAGGATATGGAGTTCAACAAACATTTAAGGAAGTTTAGGTCACTATGGGCCAAATTCGAGATGCTCCGACCAAACACCATGGACCCGGCCGTGCTCAACGAGCGAagggaacaagacaaggtcttcGCCTTGCTTCTTACCCTCAACCCTACCTTCAACGATCTCATAAAACATATCCTTCGGTCAGATAAGCTCCCAAGCCTTGATGAT from Camelina sativa cultivar DH55 chromosome 9, Cs, whole genome shotgun sequence encodes:
- the LOC104715398 gene encoding uncharacterized protein LOC104715398 gives rise to the protein MYKSPDGDIIDCVHIREQPAFDDPLMQSHVIKDTPARLPYTINQTDKRRVWQVWNQNGTSCPDQTIPIRRTVVGAKPFKKSHWTDVRINRRTVPYAAEQGHEYAIGGLGYLHGIYGTAATMNVWDPSVERGTDEFSLSQIWLVAGHYNKDDLNTIEAGWQVFPDHYHDSQPRLFVYWTRDTYQKTGCLNLECSGFVQVSNQFAVGSAFSPTSSYGGSQFDVTMFIWKDANDGNWWLIIDSSVIGYWPAKLFTHLAHGPAELVQWGGEIVNTQSYGQHTTTHMGSGHFAEEGYGKASFFRNLKIIDYLAYLQPVQEFTLYTKHPTCYNAQKGHSEEWGSYFYFGGPGFNSLCP